From Vibrio crassostreae, one genomic window encodes:
- the rsxC gene encoding electron transport complex subunit RsxC produces the protein MISLIEQIRTGSIWNFPGGVHPAENKKQSNTTDIVHARLPEEIVLPVKQHIGKPGNLLVAAGDTVLKGQQLTALDTGFTLPVHAPTSGVITAIEPRTTAHPSGLSEMCVVIKPDGLDTWIEKHPVEDFSTKTSDELLDVIRQAGISGMGGAGFPTAKKLQSGLGRTDILIVNAAECEPYITSDDKLLQEHAEEVLKGIEVVEHILQPKLTVIGIEDNKPDAIKALEIAAKDKDIVIRVIPTKYPSGGEKQLIKILTNKEVPAGGIPADIGVLVQNVGSLYSIKRAVIDGEPVVNRVVTLTGKTFKQPRNVWALLGTPVHELLEEFGYKADKKLPRLILGGPMMGFTLPHANVPITKTSNCILAPTRREIAPSTYEMECIRCSACAEACPASLLPQQLQWHAKANELDKCEELNIKDCIECGACAFVCPSEIPLVQYYRQAKAEIKTRKDEAAAAERAKIRFEEKNARMERDKAERENRFKKAADNRRKDMKTSGGDDAIAAAIARVKAQKAAADQAPNEEPAVKPAVAAAIAKAKAKQAAAQKAEGAEPDNSEMSKLREERKRQARERKAQQAAADAPDESSGEAKKDAVAAAIARAKAKKVQQAESASDVPTESTGDAKKDAVAAAIARAKAKKAQQAESAADAPVESSGDAKKDAVAAAIARAKAKKAQQAESAVDAPAESSGDAKKDAVAAAIARAKARKAQQAESASDAPAESTGDAKKDAVAATIARAKAKKAQQAEAVTQTESETPVESSGDAKKDAVAAAIARAKAKKAQQAKQAETVETPKPVLEVVAETQPEAVDPKKAAVAAAIARAKAKKAQQAKQVEAQEVAPEPVAEPLVEKETVVEAEAQSEPVDPKKAAIAAAIARAKARKAQQEQDKKNNEEKE, from the coding sequence ATGATCTCTTTAATTGAACAAATTCGTACGGGCTCTATTTGGAACTTCCCGGGCGGTGTGCACCCTGCTGAAAACAAGAAACAGTCCAATACCACTGACATCGTTCATGCAAGGCTTCCTGAAGAAATCGTTCTTCCTGTAAAACAACACATCGGTAAGCCAGGTAACTTATTGGTTGCTGCGGGTGACACCGTGCTAAAAGGCCAACAACTGACAGCCTTGGACACAGGTTTTACTTTGCCAGTACATGCACCAACATCGGGTGTGATTACTGCTATCGAACCAAGAACTACCGCTCACCCTTCAGGCTTGAGCGAAATGTGCGTGGTCATTAAACCTGACGGCTTAGACACTTGGATCGAAAAACATCCAGTTGAAGACTTTTCAACAAAGACCTCAGACGAACTGCTTGATGTGATTCGTCAAGCTGGTATTTCAGGCATGGGCGGCGCAGGCTTCCCTACGGCTAAGAAGCTTCAGTCAGGCCTTGGTCGTACTGACATTTTGATCGTCAATGCTGCGGAATGTGAGCCTTACATCACCTCAGATGACAAGCTGCTTCAAGAACATGCCGAAGAAGTACTAAAAGGCATCGAAGTGGTTGAACACATCCTTCAACCAAAACTGACCGTGATTGGTATTGAAGACAACAAGCCAGACGCGATAAAAGCACTTGAGATTGCCGCGAAAGACAAAGATATCGTCATTCGTGTTATCCCAACCAAATACCCTTCAGGTGGTGAGAAACAGCTGATTAAGATCCTCACCAATAAAGAGGTTCCTGCTGGCGGCATCCCTGCGGATATAGGTGTTTTGGTTCAGAACGTTGGCTCTCTCTACTCAATTAAGAGAGCAGTAATCGACGGCGAACCTGTCGTTAACCGCGTTGTGACTTTAACCGGTAAGACTTTTAAGCAACCTCGTAACGTGTGGGCACTATTAGGTACACCTGTACACGAGTTGCTTGAAGAGTTTGGCTACAAAGCCGATAAAAAGCTGCCGCGTTTGATTTTGGGCGGCCCGATGATGGGCTTTACCTTGCCGCATGCCAATGTGCCGATCACTAAAACATCGAACTGTATTTTAGCGCCAACACGTCGTGAAATTGCACCAAGCACTTACGAAATGGAGTGCATTCGATGCAGTGCATGTGCTGAAGCTTGTCCAGCGTCACTGTTACCTCAACAGTTGCAATGGCATGCAAAAGCCAATGAGCTAGACAAGTGTGAAGAGCTAAATATTAAAGACTGTATTGAATGTGGTGCATGTGCATTTGTCTGCCCAAGCGAAATCCCTCTTGTTCAGTACTATCGCCAAGCAAAAGCTGAAATCAAAACTCGAAAAGATGAAGCCGCTGCTGCAGAGCGCGCCAAGATTCGCTTTGAAGAGAAGAACGCTCGTATGGAGCGTGATAAAGCCGAACGTGAAAACCGCTTTAAGAAAGCCGCAGATAACCGCCGTAAAGACATGAAAACATCCGGCGGTGATGATGCTATTGCTGCTGCGATTGCTCGTGTTAAAGCGCAAAAAGCCGCTGCGGATCAGGCTCCGAATGAAGAACCAGCAGTGAAACCTGCGGTTGCTGCCGCTATTGCGAAGGCAAAAGCGAAACAAGCTGCAGCTCAGAAAGCAGAAGGCGCTGAACCAGACAACTCTGAAATGTCAAAACTGCGCGAAGAGCGTAAACGACAAGCTCGAGAACGCAAAGCACAACAAGCAGCTGCTGACGCTCCAGATGAAAGCTCTGGCGAAGCCAAGAAAGATGCTGTCGCTGCTGCTATCGCTCGCGCTAAAGCTAAGAAAGTACAACAAGCGGAATCAGCTTCTGACGTTCCAACTGAAAGTACTGGCGATGCTAAGAAAGATGCCGTTGCTGCTGCAATAGCTCGTGCTAAAGCCAAGAAAGCACAACAAGCGGAATCTGCTGCTGACGCTCCGGTTGAAAGCTCTGGCGATGCCAAGAAAGATGCGGTCGCTGCCGCTATTGCGCGCGCCAAAGCGAAGAAAGCTCAACAAGCTGAATCGGCTGTTGACGCTCCAGCTGAAAGCTCTGGCGATGCTAAGAAAGACGCAGTTGCTGCGGCCATTGCTCGTGCTAAAGCCAGGAAAGCTCAACAAGCGGAGTCAGCTTCTGATGCTCCGGCTGAAAGTACTGGCGATGCCAAGAAAGATGCAGTTGCTGCCACTATCGCTCGCGCTAAAGCGAAGAAAGCGCAACAAGCTGAAGCCGTTACTCAAACAGAAAGTGAAACTCCGGTTGAAAGCTCTGGCGACGCTAAGAAAGACGCCGTTGCTGCAGCTATCGCTCGTGCCAAAGCGAAGAAGGCGCAGCAAGCGAAACAGGCTGAGACAGTAGAAACTCCTAAGCCAGTACTCGAAGTGGTAGCTGAAACTCAACCAGAAGCTGTCGATCCTAAGAAAGCTGCTGTTGCTGCCGCTATCGCACGCGCTAAAGCGAAGAAAGCACAGCAAGCTAAGCAGGTCGAAGCTCAAGAAGTCGCTCCCGAACCTGTGGCTGAACCTTTAGTTGAAAAAGAGACTGTGGTTGAAGCTGAGGCTCAATCAGAACCCGTCGACCCTAAGAAAGCAGCCATTGCTGCCGCAATTGCTCGTGCTAAAGCAAGAAAAGCGCAGCAAGAGCAAGATAAAAAGAACAATGAGGAGAAAGAGTAG
- the rsxG gene encoding electron transport complex subunit RsxG, with protein MLNAIKKNGLVLAIFACASTGLVAVTHYLTKDQIKQQEQAQLLSVLNQVIPHDLHDNELFSSCTLVQAEELGTEQAMPAYIAKLNGEPSAIAIEAIAPDGYNGAIKVIVGMKIDGTILGTRVLSHQETPGLGDKIDLRVSDWILSFAGKQVTDSNLDRWKVRKDGGDFDQFTGATITPRAVVKSVKQAVQYVNQNNQALLAQPLNCGGE; from the coding sequence ATGCTAAATGCAATTAAGAAAAACGGCCTTGTACTCGCGATTTTTGCGTGTGCATCGACAGGTTTAGTGGCGGTAACCCACTACCTAACAAAAGATCAGATCAAACAGCAAGAACAGGCTCAGTTACTGTCTGTTCTTAACCAAGTGATCCCGCACGATCTTCACGACAACGAACTGTTTTCGTCTTGTACTTTAGTACAAGCAGAAGAGCTTGGTACTGAGCAAGCGATGCCAGCTTACATCGCTAAACTTAACGGTGAGCCAAGCGCGATTGCGATCGAAGCGATTGCACCAGACGGCTACAATGGCGCGATTAAAGTCATTGTTGGAATGAAGATCGACGGTACTATTTTAGGTACTCGTGTGCTTTCTCACCAAGAAACGCCAGGTTTGGGTGATAAGATTGATTTGCGTGTAAGTGATTGGATTCTTTCGTTTGCAGGCAAACAAGTAACAGATTCTAATCTTGACCGTTGGAAGGTTCGTAAAGACGGTGGTGACTTTGACCAGTTTACTGGCGCGACCATTACTCCTAGAGCGGTCGTGAAATCTGTCAAACAAGCGGTTCAGTACGTTAACCAAAACAACCAAGCATTGCTTGCTCAACCTCTAAATTGTGGTGGTGAATAA
- the rsxA gene encoding electron transport complex subunit RsxA, which produces MTEYLLLLVGTVLVNNFVLVKFLGLCPFMGVSKKLETAIGMGLATTFVLTLASVSAYLVETYILTPLGIEYLRTMSFILVIAVVVQFTEMVVHKTSPTLYRLLGIFLPLITTNCAVLGVALLNINENHNFIQSIIYGFGAAVGFSLVLILFAAMRERIAVADVPMPFKGASIAMITAGLMSLAFMGFTGLVK; this is translated from the coding sequence ATGACCGAATACCTTTTGTTGTTGGTTGGCACAGTGCTAGTCAATAACTTTGTGCTAGTGAAGTTTTTAGGGCTATGTCCTTTCATGGGAGTCTCCAAGAAACTGGAGACTGCGATTGGCATGGGCCTCGCAACGACTTTCGTTCTGACGTTAGCGTCGGTATCTGCATACCTAGTAGAAACCTACATCCTTACCCCTCTGGGTATTGAATACCTGCGTACCATGAGCTTCATCTTGGTTATCGCGGTGGTAGTTCAATTTACGGAAATGGTCGTTCACAAAACCAGCCCGACTCTTTATCGCCTATTGGGTATCTTCCTACCTCTTATCACCACTAACTGCGCGGTGTTAGGTGTGGCACTTTTGAACATCAATGAAAACCACAACTTCATTCAATCGATCATCTATGGCTTCGGCGCAGCGGTGGGTTTCTCTCTTGTTCTGATCCTATTCGCTGCGATGCGTGAGCGTATTGCGGTTGCTGATGTCCCAATGCCATTTAAAGGCGCATCAATTGCGATGATCACAGCAGGCCTAATGTCTCTCGCATTTATGGGCTTTACTGGGTTGGTGAAATAA
- a CDS encoding electron transport complex subunit E — protein MSDHKTLIKNGMWANNPALVQLLGLCPLLAVSSTVTNALGLGIATLLVLVGSNVSVSLVRNHVPKEVRIPVFVMIIASLVTCVQLLMNAYAYGLYLSLGIFIPLIVTNCIIIGRAEAFASKNEVLPAAQDGFWMGLGMTSVLVVLGAMREIIGNGTLFDGADLLLGDWASVLRIQIFQFDNSFLLALLPPGAFIGVGFLIALKNIIDNQAKSRQPKQEKPVIERARVTNA, from the coding sequence ATGAGTGACCATAAAACACTGATCAAAAATGGCATGTGGGCCAATAACCCCGCCCTAGTGCAACTTCTTGGGTTATGTCCACTGCTGGCTGTATCGTCAACAGTCACTAACGCGCTTGGGCTCGGCATTGCTACCTTACTTGTACTGGTCGGCTCAAACGTTTCTGTTTCTTTGGTTCGTAACCATGTACCAAAAGAAGTGCGTATCCCAGTATTCGTAATGATCATTGCATCGCTAGTAACGTGTGTTCAACTACTGATGAACGCATACGCCTATGGGCTTTACCTATCTTTGGGTATATTTATCCCGCTGATCGTAACCAACTGTATAATCATCGGTCGTGCAGAGGCCTTCGCTTCAAAAAATGAAGTGCTACCAGCGGCTCAAGATGGTTTTTGGATGGGTCTAGGCATGACATCAGTATTGGTCGTGTTAGGTGCGATGCGTGAGATTATTGGTAACGGGACCCTATTTGATGGCGCAGACCTGCTGCTTGGTGACTGGGCTTCTGTGTTACGAATCCAGATATTCCAATTTGATAACAGCTTCTTGTTAGCCCTGCTTCCACCGGGTGCCTTTATTGGTGTTGGTTTCTTAATTGCTTTGAAAAACATCATCGATAACCAAGCAAAATCTAGACAACCAAAACAAGAGAAACCAGTCATTGAACGCGCTCGCGTTACCAATGCCTAA
- the rsxB gene encoding electron transport complex subunit RsxB: MSTILIAIIALAVLAAVFGAILGFASIRFKVEADPIVDQIDTILPQTQCGQCGYPGCRPYAEAIANGDKINKCPPGGQATIEKLADLMGVEVEDSAHDLDNKVKTVAFIHEDMCIGCTKCIQACPVDAIVGGTKALHTVIKDECTGCDLCVAPCPTDCIEMIPVATTTENWKWQMNIIPVTDITNQATDATASEPKA, encoded by the coding sequence ATGAGTACCATTTTAATTGCGATCATTGCGCTAGCCGTTTTAGCCGCTGTTTTTGGCGCTATTTTGGGCTTTGCTTCTATCCGATTTAAAGTAGAAGCTGATCCTATCGTTGATCAAATCGATACCATTTTACCGCAAACTCAATGTGGCCAATGTGGCTACCCGGGTTGTCGCCCATACGCAGAGGCGATCGCTAACGGAGACAAGATCAACAAATGTCCTCCAGGCGGCCAAGCAACTATTGAGAAGCTAGCAGACTTAATGGGCGTAGAGGTTGAAGACTCCGCTCATGACTTAGATAACAAAGTAAAAACCGTTGCTTTCATTCATGAAGATATGTGTATCGGCTGTACCAAGTGTATTCAAGCCTGTCCTGTTGACGCCATTGTTGGTGGCACCAAGGCACTACACACAGTTATCAAAGATGAATGTACAGGTTGTGATCTATGTGTCGCACCGTGCCCTACTGACTGTATCGAAATGATTCCAGTGGCAACAACGACTGAAAATTGGAAATGGCAGATGAACATCATTCCTGTTACAGATATCACTAACCAAGCAACTGATGCGACTGCGTCAGAGCCTAAGGCGTAG
- the nth gene encoding endonuclease III, whose amino-acid sequence MNNVKRVEILERLRENNPKPETELNWNSPFELLIAVLLSAQATDVSVNKATDKLYPVANTPQAIFDLGVDGLKEYIKTIGLFNSKAENTIKTCRMLLDLHNGEVPENRAALEALPGVGRKTANVVLNTAFGWPTIAVDTHIYRVSNRTKLAMGKTVDDVEAKLLKVIPKEFKLDVHHWLILHGRYTCVARKPRCGSCIIEDLCEFKEKTDV is encoded by the coding sequence ATGAACAATGTAAAACGAGTAGAAATACTTGAGCGTTTAAGAGAAAACAATCCAAAGCCAGAGACTGAGCTTAACTGGAACAGCCCTTTCGAGTTGCTGATCGCGGTACTTTTATCAGCACAGGCCACCGATGTCAGTGTCAACAAAGCCACGGATAAGCTTTACCCAGTCGCTAATACTCCACAAGCCATTTTCGACCTAGGTGTTGATGGCTTAAAAGAGTACATCAAGACAATCGGCCTATTTAATTCAAAAGCAGAAAACACGATCAAGACGTGTCGTATGCTGCTTGACCTGCACAATGGTGAAGTACCGGAAAATCGCGCTGCATTAGAAGCCCTTCCAGGCGTTGGTCGTAAAACAGCAAACGTAGTGTTAAATACCGCTTTCGGTTGGCCAACCATTGCCGTTGATACTCACATCTACCGTGTATCAAACCGCACTAAGTTAGCAATGGGCAAAACGGTCGACGATGTTGAAGCTAAGCTGCTCAAAGTCATTCCAAAAGAATTCAAACTGGATGTCCACCATTGGCTCATTCTTCATGGACGTTACACCTGTGTCGCACGTAAACCACGCTGTGGCAGCTGTATCATTGAAGACCTCTGTGAGTTCAAAGAGAAGACAGACGTCTAG
- the gloA gene encoding lactoylglutathione lyase gives MSNGRILHTMLRVGDLDKSIEFYTNVMGMQLLRKNENKEYEYTLAFVGFGDESQGAVIELTYNWGTTEYDLGSAFGHVAIGVDDIYTTCDAIKAAGGNVTREAGPVKGGSTHIAFVKDPDGYMIELIQNKQASAGLEG, from the coding sequence ATGTCAAACGGTCGTATTTTACACACCATGCTACGCGTCGGTGATCTAGACAAGTCTATCGAGTTCTACACCAATGTAATGGGCATGCAGCTATTACGTAAGAACGAAAACAAAGAGTACGAATACACACTGGCTTTCGTTGGCTTTGGTGACGAATCTCAAGGTGCTGTGATTGAGCTGACTTACAACTGGGGCACGACTGAATATGACCTTGGCTCAGCTTTTGGTCACGTTGCTATCGGTGTTGATGACATCTACACAACGTGTGATGCGATTAAAGCAGCAGGCGGTAATGTGACACGTGAAGCTGGCCCGGTTAAAGGCGGCTCTACTCACATCGCATTCGTTAAAGATCCTGACGGTTACATGATTGAGCTTATTCAGAACAAACAAGCAAGTGCCGGTCTAGAAGGTTAA
- a CDS encoding DUF2753 domain-containing protein: protein MISEWEKHTLLADTALQLDDPVRSILHYQQALNLSEEITERTDIQADERLLISVISCHNLAQFWRWAGDTEYELKYLQLASEKVLTLIPQCPNTQCSSFIDSIGCCKKALIDFMKRHPNPKIASMVEKIDTATNCEMIARFRLN, encoded by the coding sequence ATGATTAGCGAATGGGAAAAACACACGTTACTTGCCGATACTGCATTGCAGCTCGACGATCCTGTACGAAGTATTCTCCACTATCAGCAAGCATTGAACTTGAGCGAAGAAATCACTGAGCGTACCGATATTCAGGCTGACGAACGCCTACTGATCTCTGTGATCTCTTGCCACAATCTCGCGCAATTCTGGCGATGGGCTGGTGATACCGAATACGAGCTCAAGTATCTTCAATTGGCTTCAGAAAAAGTGCTGACACTGATCCCGCAGTGCCCAAACACTCAATGTTCCAGCTTTATCGATTCTATTGGTTGCTGTAAGAAAGCGCTGATCGATTTCATGAAACGCCATCCCAATCCTAAAATTGCTTCTATGGTAGAAAAGATCGATACCGCGACCAACTGTGAAATGATCGCTCGTTTCCGCTTGAACTAA
- the uvrB gene encoding excinuclease ABC subunit UvrB has protein sequence MSKLFDLVSDYSPSGDQPTAITRLLDGLDSGLAHQTLLGVTGSGKTFTLANVISQSQRPAILLAPNKTLAAQLYGEMKSFFPNNAVEYFVSYYDYYQPEAYVPTTDTFIEKDASVNAHIEQMRLSATKALLERKDAIIVASVSAIYGLGDPKSYLKMMLHLSRGEVMDQRDILRRLAELQYSRNDVAFERGQFRVRGEVIDIFPAESDQDAVRIEMFDDEVDCISIFDPLTGAVKQRDLPRFTVYPKTHYVTPREKILEAIENIKDELRDRAQYLKDNNKLLEEQRISQRTQFDIEMMTELGFCSGIENYSRYLSGRAEGEAPPTLFDYLPDDGLLIIDESHVTVPQIGAMYKGDRSRKETLVEFGFRLPSALDNRPMKFDEFESIAPQTIFVSATPGNYEIEKSDGEIADQVVRPTGLLDPIIEVRPVATQVDDLLSEIRIRSAKEERVLVTTLTKRMAEDLTEYLSEHGVKVRYLHSDIDTVERVEIIRDLRLGEFDVLVGINLLREGLDMPEVSLVAILDADKEGFLRSERSLIQTIGRAARNLEGKAILYGDSITKSMKKAIDETDRRREKQQAYNEEQGITPQALKRNIKDIMELGDITKSKQQRQSKQVPLSKVAEPSESYAVLTPQQLDKEISKLEAAMYQHAQNLEFELAAQKRDEIEQLRKQFITNS, from the coding sequence ATGAGCAAACTCTTTGATTTGGTATCGGACTACAGCCCGTCCGGTGACCAGCCGACTGCGATAACCAGATTACTCGATGGATTAGATTCTGGTTTGGCACATCAAACTCTACTAGGGGTAACGGGCTCAGGTAAAACCTTTACCCTTGCCAACGTCATTTCCCAATCTCAAAGACCTGCGATCTTGTTAGCGCCCAACAAGACACTCGCTGCTCAACTGTATGGCGAAATGAAATCCTTCTTTCCAAATAATGCCGTTGAATATTTCGTTTCTTACTACGATTACTACCAACCGGAAGCTTACGTTCCGACAACAGACACATTCATCGAGAAAGACGCGTCTGTGAACGCCCATATCGAACAAATGAGGCTGTCGGCAACCAAAGCCTTGCTAGAACGAAAAGACGCCATCATCGTCGCGTCTGTATCGGCTATTTATGGTCTGGGTGATCCTAAGTCTTACCTGAAGATGATGCTTCACTTGAGTCGCGGTGAGGTCATGGACCAACGCGATATCTTGCGCCGCTTGGCTGAGCTGCAATATTCAAGAAACGACGTGGCTTTCGAGCGTGGCCAGTTCCGCGTTCGTGGTGAAGTTATTGATATTTTCCCTGCTGAATCTGATCAAGATGCAGTTCGCATCGAAATGTTTGATGACGAAGTGGATTGCATCAGTATCTTTGACCCTCTGACTGGTGCGGTTAAACAGAGAGACTTACCGCGCTTTACCGTTTATCCGAAAACTCACTATGTAACGCCAAGGGAGAAAATCCTTGAGGCGATTGAGAACATTAAAGATGAACTTCGAGACCGAGCTCAATACCTAAAAGACAACAACAAGCTTTTGGAAGAGCAGCGTATTTCCCAGAGGACTCAATTTGATATTGAAATGATGACGGAACTTGGTTTCTGCTCGGGTATCGAAAACTACTCACGATACTTAAGTGGTCGTGCTGAAGGGGAAGCGCCTCCGACATTATTTGATTACTTGCCTGATGATGGTCTGTTGATTATCGATGAGTCACACGTGACCGTGCCGCAAATTGGCGCAATGTACAAAGGTGACCGCTCGCGTAAGGAAACTCTGGTTGAGTTTGGTTTCCGTTTGCCTTCTGCATTGGATAACCGTCCAATGAAGTTCGATGAGTTTGAATCGATCGCGCCGCAGACCATTTTTGTATCGGCGACACCGGGTAATTACGAGATTGAAAAATCAGATGGCGAGATTGCCGATCAAGTCGTTCGTCCTACTGGCCTGTTAGATCCGATCATTGAAGTTAGACCGGTCGCGACTCAAGTTGATGACTTGTTGTCTGAAATCAGAATCCGTTCAGCGAAAGAAGAGCGTGTTTTGGTGACCACGTTGACGAAGCGAATGGCGGAAGACCTAACCGAATACCTAAGCGAGCATGGTGTTAAAGTACGTTACTTGCACTCGGATATTGACACGGTTGAGCGTGTCGAGATCATCCGAGACCTACGCTTGGGCGAGTTCGACGTGTTAGTGGGCATTAACTTACTTCGTGAGGGTTTGGATATGCCTGAAGTATCGCTGGTGGCGATTCTTGATGCAGACAAAGAGGGCTTCCTACGTTCTGAACGATCTCTGATCCAAACCATTGGTCGTGCGGCGCGTAACCTTGAAGGTAAAGCGATCTTATATGGTGACTCGATTACTAAGTCGATGAAAAAAGCGATTGATGAAACCGACCGTCGTAGAGAGAAACAGCAGGCTTACAACGAAGAGCAGGGTATTACGCCACAAGCGCTTAAGCGTAATATCAAAGACATTATGGAGTTGGGTGACATCACCAAGTCGAAACAACAGCGACAATCTAAACAAGTTCCATTGTCTAAGGTGGCAGAGCCTTCAGAAAGTTATGCAGTGCTTACGCCGCAACAGCTTGATAAAGAGATCAGCAAATTGGAAGCTGCGATGTATCAGCATGCTCAGAACTTGGAATTTGAATTGGCGGCACAGAAGCGTGATGAAATAGAGCAGTTAAGAAAGCAATTCATTACCAATAGCTAA
- the rsxD gene encoding electron transport complex subunit RsxD — protein sequence MAFFIASSPHAHNRRSTPDLMKWVAICALPGLLAQTYFFGWGTLIQLVFAIALAVTFEAAVMLLRKRPPVMALRDYSAVVTAWLLSVAIPPHSPWWVLVIGMFFAIIIAKHLYGGLGQNPFNPAMVAYVVLLISFPVQMTSWNAPTSLTAEATSFVDSFLMIFTGFNNEGLSLQQARLGIDGTTMATPLDAFKTALTAGNTASEALSQPQFSWLAGVGWEWVNLAYLIGGLVLIKQRVIQWHIPVAFIGSLALFSLVFLILTPGETASPTIHLLSGATMLGAFFIATDPVSASTTVKGRLVFGALIGGLVFIIRSWGGFPDGVAFAVLLANMCVPLIDYYTKPRTYGH from the coding sequence GTGGCCTTCTTTATCGCCAGCTCACCGCACGCACACAATCGTAGAAGCACCCCAGATCTCATGAAATGGGTGGCTATTTGTGCATTGCCAGGTCTACTAGCTCAAACCTACTTCTTTGGATGGGGTACGCTCATCCAGTTAGTATTTGCTATCGCACTTGCTGTTACCTTTGAAGCAGCCGTAATGCTGTTGAGAAAACGTCCACCAGTAATGGCGCTACGTGATTACAGTGCTGTTGTTACTGCTTGGCTACTCAGTGTCGCTATTCCTCCACACTCACCGTGGTGGGTTCTAGTGATAGGTATGTTCTTCGCAATTATCATCGCTAAGCACCTATATGGCGGCCTTGGGCAAAATCCATTTAACCCAGCGATGGTCGCTTACGTTGTTTTGTTGATCTCATTCCCAGTTCAAATGACCAGTTGGAATGCACCGACCAGTTTAACAGCTGAAGCAACGAGTTTTGTTGACTCATTTTTGATGATCTTTACAGGCTTCAACAATGAGGGGCTGTCTCTACAGCAAGCTCGTTTAGGTATAGATGGCACCACAATGGCGACGCCGCTTGATGCATTTAAAACCGCATTAACGGCAGGCAACACCGCTTCTGAAGCTCTGTCTCAACCGCAATTCAGCTGGCTAGCTGGCGTGGGTTGGGAGTGGGTGAACCTTGCCTACCTAATTGGTGGCTTGGTACTTATTAAGCAACGCGTGATTCAATGGCATATTCCTGTGGCTTTCATCGGCAGCCTTGCGCTGTTTAGCCTAGTGTTCTTAATCTTAACTCCAGGTGAAACTGCTTCTCCAACCATTCATCTATTGTCTGGTGCGACTATGCTAGGCGCATTTTTCATTGCGACCGACCCAGTTTCAGCATCAACAACAGTGAAAGGTCGCTTAGTGTTTGGCGCTCTGATCGGCGGTTTGGTATTTATCATCCGCAGTTGGGGTGGTTTCCCTGATGGCGTGGCGTTTGCTGTATTGTTAGCCAACATGTGTGTTCCACTGATTGACTACTACACCAAACCTCGTACATACGGTCACTAA